Proteins from a genomic interval of Channa argus isolate prfri chromosome 11, Channa argus male v1.0, whole genome shotgun sequence:
- the LOC137135839 gene encoding protein FAM240B: MNLALIHDRLQIKTFWEKKIDAECQHVETEEQRRKRSALKKLRGEWLVRLENRNKHLKNLNENLIQKVKEANQT; this comes from the exons ATGAACCTGGCTCTGATCCACGACAGGCTGCAGATCAAGACGTTCTGGGAGAAGAAGATCGATGCTGAGTGTCAGCACGTTGAGACcgaggagcagaggaggaagaggagcgcgctgaaaaa GCTGAGAGGGGAGTGGCTGGTCCGTCTGGAGAACCGTAACAAACACCTGAAGAACCTCAATGAAAACTTAATCCAGAAGGTGAAGGAGGCAAACCAGACCTGA
- the nudt18 gene encoding 8-oxo-dGDP phosphatase NUDT18 isoform X1, producing MEMTEEDHWLVEKQVERLLRGEGSEVTGCDLGLEQSKPATLRKNVTYIVCAVIFNDKEEVLMVQEAKQDCYKQWYLPAGRVEVGESLEEALKREVKEEAGFDCEPITMLLIQEQGPKWIRFIFLASVTGGSIKDLSAADQESLQASWWDRQSSLPLRGWDILRLIDCGLKYRQNPRHPVTLPVDLSCRHVLQRVVLVFTSSEEQVWILLIRDPMLHLPTAAAVKTHTVTWAANMVVQDAMPSSYYDHNVNTLGVFSLQHNGRQHGKTDGVCFNTLVALVPDHIQRNEDGEKVEEVVTGRPPPVENPRYVWYEVQKQTLRETLLEFTKNTSILPIHSLY from the exons ATGGAGATGACAGAGGAAGATCACTGGCTTGTGGAGAAGCAGGTGGAAAGGCTTTTGAGGGGTgaagggtcagaggtcacagggTGTGACCTGGGCCTGGAGCAGAGCAAACCAGCAACTCTGAGGAAGAACGTCACCTACATCGTCTGTGCAGTCATCTTTAATGACAAG GAAGAGGTGCTGATGGTGCAGGAGGCCAAGCAGGATTGTTATAAGCAGTGGTACCTTCCTGCAGggagggtggaggtgggggagaGCCTGGAGGAGGCGCTGAAGAGGGAG GTGAAGGAGGAGGCAGGGTTTGACTGTGAGCCAATCACCATGCTGCTAATTCAAGAACAGGGACCAAAGTGGATCCGCTTCATCTTCCTGGCCAGTgtcacag gTGGAAGTATAAAGGATCTGTCAGCAGCAGATCAGGAGTCTCTTCAGGCCTCCTGGTGGGACAGACAGTCTTCCCTCCCTCTGAGAGGGTGGGACATCCTCCGCCTCATTGATTGTGGGCTCAA GTACCGTCAGAATCCCCGTCATCCTGTCACATTACCTGTAGATCTGAGCTGCCGACACGTGCTGCAGAGAGTCGTCCTGGTCTTCACCAGCAGTGAGGAGCAGGTCTGGATCCTCCTCATCAGAG ACCCGATGCTCCACCTCCCCACGGCGGCGGCAGTGAAGACCCACACAGTGACCTGGGCGGCCAACATGGTGGTGCAGGACGCCATGCCGTCGTCATACTACGACCACAACGTCAACACGCTCGGCGTCTTCAGCCTGCAGCACAATGGCCGGCAGCACGGGAAGACGGACGGCGTGTGCTTCAACACGCTAGTGGCGCTGGTGCCTGACCACATCCAACGTAATGAGGATGgagagaaggtggaggaggtggtgacGGGACGACCTCCACCAGTCGAAAACCCTCGATACGTGTGGTATGAAGTCCAGAAACAAACTCTGAGAGAGACTCTGCTGGAATTCACCAAAAACACTTCAATCTTGCCCATCCACAGCCTGTACTGA
- the nudt18 gene encoding 8-oxo-dGDP phosphatase NUDT18 isoform X2 gives MEMTEEDHWLVEKQVERLLRGEGSEVTGCDLGLEQSKPATLRKNVTYIVCAVIFNDKVKEEAGFDCEPITMLLIQEQGPKWIRFIFLASVTGGSIKDLSAADQESLQASWWDRQSSLPLRGWDILRLIDCGLKYRQNPRHPVTLPVDLSCRHVLQRVVLVFTSSEEQVWILLIRDPMLHLPTAAAVKTHTVTWAANMVVQDAMPSSYYDHNVNTLGVFSLQHNGRQHGKTDGVCFNTLVALVPDHIQRNEDGEKVEEVVTGRPPPVENPRYVWYEVQKQTLRETLLEFTKNTSILPIHSLY, from the exons ATGGAGATGACAGAGGAAGATCACTGGCTTGTGGAGAAGCAGGTGGAAAGGCTTTTGAGGGGTgaagggtcagaggtcacagggTGTGACCTGGGCCTGGAGCAGAGCAAACCAGCAACTCTGAGGAAGAACGTCACCTACATCGTCTGTGCAGTCATCTTTAATGACAAG GTGAAGGAGGAGGCAGGGTTTGACTGTGAGCCAATCACCATGCTGCTAATTCAAGAACAGGGACCAAAGTGGATCCGCTTCATCTTCCTGGCCAGTgtcacag gTGGAAGTATAAAGGATCTGTCAGCAGCAGATCAGGAGTCTCTTCAGGCCTCCTGGTGGGACAGACAGTCTTCCCTCCCTCTGAGAGGGTGGGACATCCTCCGCCTCATTGATTGTGGGCTCAA GTACCGTCAGAATCCCCGTCATCCTGTCACATTACCTGTAGATCTGAGCTGCCGACACGTGCTGCAGAGAGTCGTCCTGGTCTTCACCAGCAGTGAGGAGCAGGTCTGGATCCTCCTCATCAGAG ACCCGATGCTCCACCTCCCCACGGCGGCGGCAGTGAAGACCCACACAGTGACCTGGGCGGCCAACATGGTGGTGCAGGACGCCATGCCGTCGTCATACTACGACCACAACGTCAACACGCTCGGCGTCTTCAGCCTGCAGCACAATGGCCGGCAGCACGGGAAGACGGACGGCGTGTGCTTCAACACGCTAGTGGCGCTGGTGCCTGACCACATCCAACGTAATGAGGATGgagagaaggtggaggaggtggtgacGGGACGACCTCCACCAGTCGAAAACCCTCGATACGTGTGGTATGAAGTCCAGAAACAAACTCTGAGAGAGACTCTGCTGGAATTCACCAAAAACACTTCAATCTTGCCCATCCACAGCCTGTACTGA
- the sdhaf1 gene encoding succinate dehydrogenase assembly factor 1, mitochondrial: protein MSRHSKLQKQVLALYRQFLRAGQDKPGFIPRIRDEFRENARIKKTDVMHIEYLYRRGQRQLEQLKDVNTKQLGSFSKTRGQS from the coding sequence ATGTCACGGCATAGTAAGCTCCAGAAGCAAGTTCTGGCTTTGTACCGGCAGTTCCTGCGAGCTGGTCAGGACAAACCGGGCTTTATCCCCAGAATCCGAGACGAGTTCAGGGAGAATGCTCGGATCAAGAAAACAGACGTGATGCACATCGAGTATCTTTACCGACGAGGACAGAGGCAGCTGGAGCAGCTGAAGGACGTCAACACCAAACAGCTGGGCTCCTTCTCCAAAACCAGAGGCCAGAGCTGA